In one Thermosipho ferrireducens genomic region, the following are encoded:
- the polA gene encoding DNA polymerase I, whose product MAKMFIFDGTGLVYRAFYAIDQSLRTTTGFPTNAVYGLTKMLIKFLNKHISSGKDACVFVMDSKGGSKHRKELMEAYKANRPETPELLQKQIPYIEEIVEALGIKVIKLSGYEADDIIATISKKSSSLFETVNIVTGDKDLLQLVSENVFVWRVGRGITDIKLYTRDTVFERYKVYPEQFVDYLALVGDPIDNIPGVSGIGEKTAAKLLNKYGTIDNILNNVNLLTPKLKEKILNGLDDLKLSKELATLIYDVPIEFKHEDFKYKGFNPSHLLEILKKYEFSSIIKELKLYESSSTFESNYKIITNLEDLKKLEKEIDSIRTFSIDSETTSLDPFEARIVGISIATAEGKAYYIPVAHKKGKNIDFDVLTAFLKRILESPDYNIVGQNLKYDYKIFKKYGIEPYFPHFDTMIGAYLLNPNEKRFNLNELAMKFLGYKMISYEEVVDTNAPLFINDFSYVPVEEAARYSCEDADITYRLFRILSRNIYESHMDELLNNIEMPLINVLAEMELNGVYFNKNYLFKLSKNMESKLNNLKNKIFEIAGEEFNVNSSKQVAYILFDKLKLPTSKKTAKGVFSTDAEVLVGLAENYEIARLLLEYRKIQKLKSTYVDTIPNVINPFTGRVHTTFHQTGTSTGRLSSSEPNLQNLPSRTEEGREIRKAIQPQENNWWILGADYSQIELRILAHMSEDVNLIRAFKEGMDVHSLTASRIFGVSEELITEKMRRIGKMVNFAIVYGVSPYGLSKRIGLDISETRKVINNYFKYYFGVFEYIQKMKNFAKSNGYVETLLGRRREIPQITSSNANIRAEGERIAINTPIQGTAADIIKLAMINIYKELRRNNMESKMILQVHDELVFEVPDKELEDMKELVKNEMENAVKLRVPLEVELYYGKEWE is encoded by the coding sequence GTGGCAAAGATGTTCATATTTGATGGAACAGGATTGGTTTATAGAGCGTTTTATGCCATTGACCAATCTCTTCGTACAACGACAGGGTTTCCAACAAATGCGGTGTACGGTTTAACCAAAATGTTGATTAAATTTCTCAACAAGCATATATCATCAGGTAAAGATGCCTGTGTATTTGTAATGGATTCAAAAGGTGGGAGTAAACACAGAAAAGAACTAATGGAAGCTTATAAAGCAAATAGACCTGAAACACCTGAGCTGTTGCAAAAACAAATTCCATACATTGAAGAAATTGTCGAGGCGCTTGGAATAAAGGTAATAAAACTGTCTGGTTATGAAGCCGATGATATTATAGCAACTATATCTAAAAAATCTTCAAGTTTATTTGAAACGGTAAATATTGTTACTGGAGATAAAGATTTATTACAGCTTGTATCAGAAAATGTGTTTGTATGGAGAGTGGGTAGAGGAATAACAGATATAAAATTGTATACACGTGATACTGTTTTTGAAAGGTACAAAGTATATCCCGAACAGTTCGTTGATTATCTTGCGCTTGTTGGAGATCCAATAGATAATATCCCGGGTGTTTCGGGGATAGGTGAAAAAACTGCGGCGAAATTACTTAACAAATATGGAACTATTGATAATATTTTGAATAATGTAAATCTATTAACACCAAAACTAAAGGAAAAAATATTAAATGGCCTGGATGATCTCAAACTTAGTAAGGAGCTTGCAACTCTTATTTATGATGTACCCATAGAGTTTAAACATGAAGATTTTAAATATAAAGGCTTTAATCCATCTCATTTACTTGAAATCCTTAAAAAGTACGAATTTTCGAGTATCATAAAAGAACTGAAACTATATGAGTCTTCCAGTACTTTTGAGTCCAATTATAAAATAATAACTAATCTTGAAGATCTTAAAAAATTAGAAAAAGAAATAGATTCAATTAGAACTTTCTCGATAGACAGCGAAACAACTTCACTTGATCCTTTTGAAGCAAGAATTGTGGGTATATCTATCGCTACAGCTGAAGGAAAAGCCTATTACATACCTGTGGCTCATAAAAAAGGTAAAAACATAGATTTTGACGTTTTAACTGCTTTTTTGAAAAGAATTTTGGAATCACCTGATTATAATATAGTTGGGCAGAATTTAAAATATGATTACAAAATTTTCAAAAAATATGGTATAGAACCTTATTTTCCTCATTTTGATACCATGATAGGCGCTTATCTTTTGAATCCAAACGAAAAACGATTTAACTTAAATGAGTTAGCTATGAAGTTTTTAGGTTACAAAATGATATCGTATGAAGAGGTTGTCGATACTAATGCTCCGCTTTTTATTAACGACTTTTCCTATGTCCCTGTTGAAGAGGCTGCCAGGTATTCGTGTGAAGATGCTGATATAACTTATAGATTATTTAGAATATTAAGTCGAAATATTTATGAATCTCATATGGATGAATTGTTGAATAATATAGAAATGCCTCTCATCAATGTTCTGGCTGAGATGGAGCTAAATGGTGTTTATTTTAATAAAAACTATCTTTTTAAACTCTCTAAAAATATGGAAAGTAAGTTAAATAATTTGAAAAATAAAATATTTGAAATTGCTGGCGAAGAATTTAATGTAAATTCTTCAAAGCAGGTAGCTTATATACTCTTTGATAAACTTAAACTTCCAACTTCTAAAAAAACGGCTAAAGGTGTTTTTTCCACAGATGCGGAAGTACTCGTAGGACTCGCAGAAAATTATGAAATAGCAAGATTATTACTTGAATACCGAAAAATTCAAAAATTAAAAAGCACTTATGTTGATACTATACCAAATGTTATAAATCCATTTACAGGAAGGGTGCATACAACTTTTCATCAAACAGGGACTTCTACTGGCCGGCTAAGCAGTTCAGAACCAAATTTGCAGAATTTACCTTCAAGAACTGAAGAAGGTCGTGAAATTCGAAAAGCTATACAACCTCAAGAAAATAATTGGTGGATTCTTGGAGCAGACTATTCTCAAATAGAGTTGAGAATTCTTGCTCATATGAGCGAAGATGTCAATTTGATAAGAGCATTTAAAGAAGGTATGGATGTCCATAGTTTAACGGCTTCGAGGATATTTGGTGTTTCAGAAGAACTAATTACAGAAAAGATGAGGCGGATAGGTAAAATGGTTAACTTTGCTATCGTTTATGGTGTATCCCCTTATGGTTTATCTAAAAGAATAGGCCTCGATATTTCTGAAACCAGAAAAGTTATCAACAATTATTTCAAATACTATTTTGGAGTTTTTGAATACATTCAAAAAATGAAAAATTTTGCTAAATCCAATGGTTATGTAGAAACTCTCCTTGGTAGAAGGCGAGAGATTCCTCAAATAACGTCGTCAAACGCGAATATAAGAGCTGAAGGAGAACGTATAGCTATAAATACACCAATTCAGGGAACCGCGGCAGATATTATAAAACTCGCTATGATAAATATATATAAAGAATTAAGAAGAAACAATATGGAAAGTAAAATGATTTTGCAGGTGCATGACGAATTAGTTTTTGAAGTACCAGACAAAGAATTAGAAGACATGAAAGAACTTGTAAAAAATGAAATGGAAAACGCCGTAAAATTGAGGGTACCATTGGAAGTGGAACTTTATTATGGAAAAGAGTGGGAATAA
- a CDS encoding exodeoxyribonuclease VII, which translates to MLDIKKTLALNTQEMEKLTFKELVEQIEEIKEYFHQNDVDIELALKLYGKTVDLLAIARAKLVNFKREKEEIDQKYKEFIERLESSEDENEIPF; encoded by the coding sequence ATGCTGGATATAAAGAAAACTCTGGCACTGAATACACAGGAAATGGAAAAGTTAACCTTCAAAGAGTTAGTGGAACAAATAGAGGAAATTAAAGAATATTTCCATCAAAATGATGTTGATATAGAATTAGCTTTAAAGTTATATGGAAAAACAGTGGACCTACTGGCGATTGCCAGGGCAAAGTTAGTAAACTTTAAACGTGAAAAAGAAGAAATTGACCAAAAATATAAAGAGTTTATTGAAAGGCTGGAAAGTTCAGAGGATGAGAACGAAATCCCATTCTAA
- a CDS encoding carboxymuconolactone decarboxylase family protein, with protein MSLAEFKAFREKMNEKILKEGTLNTKRFFNLDSAVYRKGTLSEKTKELMGLVASLVLRCDDCITYHIVRCAQLGTSDEEFFEAFDVALIVGGSIIIPHLRRAVNLLEEIREMQKRGKDVHI; from the coding sequence ATGAGTTTGGCTGAATTTAAGGCCTTCCGCGAAAAAATGAATGAAAAAATATTAAAAGAGGGAACTTTAAATACCAAAAGATTTTTTAATCTTGACAGCGCTGTTTACAGAAAAGGGACTTTATCAGAAAAAACAAAAGAGTTAATGGGATTGGTAGCGTCATTGGTATTAAGATGTGATGATTGTATTACTTATCACATTGTTCGCTGTGCGCAACTTGGGACTTCTGATGAAGAGTTTTTTGAAGCGTTTGATGTGGCGCTCATTGTTGGAGGCTCAATTATAATTCCACATCTAAGGCGAGCGGTGAATTTACTTGAGGAAATCAGGGAGATGCAAAAACGTGGCAAAGATGTTCATATTTGA
- the xseA gene encoding exodeoxyribonuclease VII large subunit, translating to MPKRNDIIEFNNLIELYEYVKHKIDLTGITSERMRFHADVVRAKSHKTGIYIDVSQEYVGRNGKRNIEITVYIPAYIALTVLSRIGLRRAEDLVGKKWVFQGKLSLYKDRMSFTFYADTIAPIGDSEIEKRRKEIIKILKSEGLLMESYHDLSELEPIKKIAIISSKTAAGYEDFLKNLTVQQSYKPIVHLYESPMQGAETPSGVIMALRKIKKSGINYDVVVIARGGGSTSDLMYFDDLKLGIEIALFNEFCPVLSGIGHERDYTVPDYVAWKRFATPTEVARAISKQIEDNVRILDIHARETEIFIRNLLEKFRRKSDTEIINTIRTLLHNSFQSYGKNLNESQKNLKLKIESLIKTRGQTISKEFIKYISDLLKSKVVNQYNYLRNTKMYISQTIIDKISSGDNSLTELFNDLVKKGGYATSLLFGGAVLKNKKKIIVSVKDVKKGDIISGYLKDGCLKLEVRGENDAGYKENSGTEYTGNGKVNLQRVSGTNRGN from the coding sequence ATGCCAAAAAGAAATGACATTATAGAATTTAACAATTTAATTGAACTTTATGAATACGTAAAACATAAGATAGATTTAACAGGTATAACCTCAGAGAGAATGAGATTTCATGCCGATGTTGTGCGTGCTAAATCTCACAAAACGGGTATTTATATTGATGTTTCTCAGGAATATGTCGGTCGGAATGGAAAGCGAAATATAGAAATTACTGTATATATTCCAGCCTACATTGCGCTTACGGTGTTATCGAGAATTGGGTTGAGACGCGCGGAAGACCTTGTTGGGAAAAAGTGGGTGTTTCAGGGGAAACTTTCTCTTTACAAAGATAGAATGAGTTTTACTTTTTATGCGGATACCATCGCCCCTATTGGTGATTCAGAAATTGAAAAAAGAAGAAAAGAGATAATTAAAATATTAAAATCAGAAGGTCTTTTAATGGAGAGTTATCATGATCTTAGTGAACTTGAACCTATTAAGAAAATAGCTATTATATCTTCAAAAACTGCTGCGGGCTATGAGGATTTTCTAAAAAATTTAACAGTTCAGCAGAGTTACAAACCAATTGTTCATCTTTACGAATCTCCAATGCAGGGCGCTGAAACGCCGTCTGGAGTTATCATGGCTTTAAGAAAGATTAAAAAATCAGGTATAAACTACGATGTTGTGGTAATTGCAAGAGGCGGTGGTTCAACCAGTGATTTAATGTACTTTGATGACTTAAAACTTGGTATAGAAATAGCGCTTTTTAACGAATTTTGTCCGGTGTTATCCGGTATAGGTCATGAAAGAGACTATACTGTACCTGATTATGTGGCATGGAAAAGATTTGCCACACCAACGGAAGTTGCCAGAGCTATTTCCAAACAAATAGAAGATAATGTAAGAATTTTAGACATACATGCAAGAGAAACAGAAATATTTATCAGAAATTTATTAGAAAAATTCAGAAGAAAATCAGATACAGAAATAATTAACACCATAAGAACTTTACTGCATAATTCCTTTCAATCTTATGGTAAAAATTTAAACGAGTCTCAAAAAAACCTCAAACTAAAGATTGAATCTTTAATAAAAACGCGTGGTCAAACTATTTCAAAAGAATTTATCAAATATATATCAGACCTTTTAAAAAGTAAAGTTGTAAACCAATACAATTACCTTAGAAACACAAAAATGTATATTTCACAAACAATTATAGACAAAATTTCTTCTGGAGATAACTCTTTAACCGAGCTTTTCAACGATCTGGTAAAAAAAGGTGGATATGCAACTTCGCTCCTTTTTGGTGGAGCTGTGCTCAAAAATAAGAAAAAAATAATAGTTAGTGTAAAAGATGTTAAAAAGGGTGATATAATTTCCGGTTATTTAAAAGATGGATGTCTAAAATTAGAAGTTAGGGGTGAAAACGATGCTGGATATAAAGAAAACTCTGGCACTGAATACACAGGAAATGGAAAAGTTAACCTTCAAAGAGTTAGTGGAACAAATAGAGGAAATTAA